The Rhinoraja longicauda isolate Sanriku21f chromosome 17, sRhiLon1.1, whole genome shotgun sequence genome includes a region encoding these proteins:
- the tpra1 gene encoding transmembrane protein adipocyte-associated 1 homolog gives MKSVSSVGRFADYHNSTAAVPENSTMSTGVTSAVPMPWWTSTAATGTANVTRPHQCLVVLFEDIGESRVRFWDVFLLIPNVLFFAFLLWKLPSARAKIRASSSPIFTTFYILVFVVATVGITRAVVSMTVSASNVAIVTDKILWEISRFFLLATELSVVILGLAFGHLESNSSIKRVLSITTVLALAYSITQGTLEILYPDAHLSSEDFNVYGHGGRHFWLASSCFFFLVYSTIVILPKTPLRERISLPSKKSFYVYAGTLSVLNLIQGVGSALLCANVIAGLCCVDITTFLYFSLFAPLMYVTFLKGFFGSEPKILFSYKSQVDEPDDVDVHLPQTHSGSRKEVAEPGPYSNTQIDSSAAYLDDLTVGSINSIDSDRWKVMNA, from the exons ATGAAGTCGGTATCGTCTGTGGGGAGGTTTGCAGATTACCACAACTCCACAGCCGCCGTGCCTGAGAATTCCACCATGTCCACCGGCGTCACCTCCGCAGTTCCCATGCCTTGGTGGACCTCCACAGCAGCCACTGGCACGGCCAATGTCACCCGGCCACACCAGTGCCTCGTCGTGCTCTTTGAAGACATTGGTGAATCACG GGTTCGCTTCTGGGACGTCTTCCTCCTGATCCCCAATGTGCTTTTCTTTGCCTTTTTGCTCTGGAAGCTTCCGTCAGCTCGAGCAAAGATCCGGGCTTCATCGAGCCCCATCTTCACCACGTTCTACATACTG GTATTTGTCGTGGCAACGGTAGGAATCACACGCGCTGTGGTGTCCATGACAGTCAGCGCATCCAATGTCGCCATAGTAACAGATAAG ATCCTTTGGGAGATATCCCGATTCTTTTTGTTGGCGACAGAGCTGAGTGTGGTAATACTTGGCCTGGCCTTTG GGCACCTTGAAAGTAACTCCAGCATCAAGCGGGTGTTGAGTATAACAACGGTACTTGCCCTCGCTTACTCGATAACACAG GGAACTCTGGAGATCTTGTATCCTGATGCACATCTGTCTTCTGAGGACTTCAATGTCTATGGTCACGGAGGTCGTCACTTCTGGCTTGCCAGTTCGTGTTTCTTCTTTCTG GTTTACTCAACGATTGTTATTCTTCCAAAAACCCCTTTACGGGAGAGAATCTCCTTGCCCT CCAAGAAAAGCTTCTATGTGTATGCGGGGACCTTGTCGGTGTTGAACCTGATCCAGGGGGTCGGCAGTGCGCTGCTCTGCGCCAACGTGATAGCGGGACTCTG CTGTGTGGACATCACAACATTCCTGTACTTCAGTCTATTTGCTCCACTGATGTACGTAACATTCCTGAAAGGATTCTTTGG cTCGGAGCCCAAGATCCTGTTCTCCTACAAGTCGCAGGTGGACGAGCCGGATGACGTGGATGTTCACCTCCCCCAGACCCACTCGGGCTCGAGGAAGGAGGTGGCGGAGCCCGGCCCCTACTCCAACACGCAGATCGACAGCTCAGCTGCCTACCTGGATGATCTGACAGTCGGCAGCATCAACAGCATCGACAGTGACCGCTGGAAAGTGATGAACGCTTGA